The nucleotide sequence TATTTTGGGTTAATGGGCAGAtaaaggccacagctttattggttacagaatgtgagtggtattggcttagacaCTGGAATtaaaccgactatatctgactcctgcccgccatgCAGGTAAtccagtaagggtcaaccaccaatagggggagtcctgttgatgtacatcaactaagaactcccccagggtccccaatggggtcatggcatggccctagcccctactcgggcttcagacaagatccacacccctggatccTTTTAACGGAACACCCTTAaaaatggaggggcaggtgatggccacaccttccctcccccaaatcaggttttgcctaaccgccaaaccttacaaaagttgtggtgattgctatgaggtaggtgaaaacagGAAGATCCCTGGCCGGACGGCTGCTTAAATTAGCCAAGTcacgcccacccacccaccccaccagccAGATTGGCTGGCTAGGGCTGGGACGCGGCTAGAGACTCCCCAATGACCCGGGAGCTTGGCTCTGCCCCCGCTGTGTGCAGGAGGGCCTGCCCGCAACACTGTCCCACCAGTGGAGCAGCTTTCTAATCTTAGTTGCTCAAGCTCCCATTCTGTGTTCTTTAACCCTTGCAACTTCCAAGAGCACTCCTGCTTATCTTTTAtcctgtttcttttcctgtgcctCCCATAGCTATTCATAAGAGGGATGATTAGATGAAATTACTTCCCTTAAAGCAGAAAATACAAAAGGCTGCCAGTAGCTGAAAGCAAGATCTAGaacaacctttctcaaccttgggcccccagatgttgctggaatacagctcctatcatccctagctagcaggaccccagtggtcaaggatgttgAGAATTGTAGTTAACAgcatttggggacccaaggttgagaaaaggCATTGTATAATTTTATTCACAGTGGGCTCAGTTCATTGGATGGGAGCTGTGTAGTGCAAGTAACACAACTGCTAGCTTGAGGGTGCATTCCCCTTTCACCTGGGGAGCTGTACACAAGAAGCTGCAGTCAAGGAATCTTCCCAGCAATTGTATGTTGTTCCACTGACAGAGTTGTTAGCCCTCACAGTaggggggtgggggcagttgCAGTCCAAGCatatttccttccttcttgcGAGGTAGAAGCAGGTAGAAATAGTCAGGTACTATTAGTCAAGCATTGACATCTATGGCTTTGTGAGAATAAGCTCAGTGGAACTGAGTATTTGGTCTCATTTGCTTTTTCTCAGGAAATGTTGGATTCTTTGGTGAGCAATGTTAACATTGAGCTATTAAATGCTCTTCGCTACCATATGGTGAATAAACGAGTTCTTACGGATGATCTGAAACATGGAACAACTCTCCCTTCAATGTACCAGAATATTGATGTACAGATCCATCATTATCCAAATGGAGTGAGTATTTGGTAAAACGGCAAGGAAAACTGAAACTACAAGGGCAATTGATATGTACCAAATATTATTTAAAGAGCTCAGGATATTATTTTGCTTCTATTTTAGATGGCCAACTTAATTGTTCTGCCAGATGTATTAATATGAACTGGCTTTCCCCAATATAAGGGGTGGGTGATGTAACCGAAGGCTTGGGGCCAGCCACCATTTTGGCCTCATGTCCGGGAAATCAGTGGacacttttcaaaatatgaataaatgagtaatttatttattgactTATTAAAAGGATGAAGCTTACTTTCAAACCACTAGGATCCTTCAAGGTGGCTCTCACAGATGCACACAGACAACCTTTAGAATTCTCCCTGTCCCTCTTAAGTACACATAGACTTAATGATAGAGAAAATGATACGTGGAATTCTTTAAACCAGCTATTGACATATTATCACACTGACATAATATAATATGTTAATCATATATTCGCTTTAGTTTTTTATTTGTCTGGTCCCTGTGTTCCCCAGATTGTGACAGTGAACTGTGCTAGGTTGCTGGAGGCTGACCATCACGCCACCAACGGAGTGGTCCACCTGATAGACAAAGTCATTTCCACAACAACAAACAGCATCCTTCAAGTTGTTGAGCTTGAAGAGAATCTTGAAACCCTAAGAGTAAGTCCATTTCAAATATATATCCCAATATTTCCTTTGAGGCCCATTTGGGGCGAAATCACTTTCTTGAAAACCTATTAACTTGTATCCCTACTGGATTCCTTCCTTTCTAACATGCCTAATTCCGTTTCTTTTGTATTTATTCAAAGACTGCTGTGGCAGCTGCTGGTCTCGACAGTCTTTTGGAAAGTGAAGGCCAGTTTACATTGCTGGCTCCAACCAATGAAGCTTTTAAGAAGATCCCACCAGAAACCCTAACCAGGATCCTAGGAGACCCAGAAGCTCTGAAAGGTAAACAGCTGTGAAAATCTCTATTGTACATAGATataatttgtaaaccactttgactTTTTTTCTACAGTCAAgtggtatacagtggaacctctggatacaaacttaattcgttacggGGATCCGTACATACCCCCAAAAGTCCACATCTagagctgctgcttctgtgcatgtgagCGGTGCTATAGAGcgtttctgcacatgtgtgtgcggcgaaacccggaagtatacacttcagggtttgccgcgttcgcaacccAAAGGTTACGTTACCCGAGGGTCCACTGgataaattttataaaattattttttagaaaaatcctGAGTAGAAGGGGACTGGAGGTAGGGGAACGTCTTAGACTATGTGTTTTGCCAGAAGTCTCCAGCTAGTATATGTGGTCTAATGTTAGTAATGAATCTGGGTCAGATGTATTTCTGGAACTTTGATATACTTTTTCTTGGTGCGTAATTCACTGATGATTTTATAACATTGCCATATCTTGAAAGGCAAGGTTAAATGTTAATTTTTCAGGggtatggggtggggagaaacttaTATTTCTGTAATGGTTCGAAGTGACATACCGCTGACCtcaaatcttttctctctctgatttctctccTTAAAGTTAGTAGCAGATGGACATTGTGGTGACCTCGACAgctgcattgctgctgcttactgggaaggagaaggggagggacaAGGTGGTGAAGTCCAATTGGTGCATGTGTaccagcaggagcaccagatAGGCTCTGCTGGTGCGCTTGCACTGTGCCAACCTCCCCACcatctccccctctccttcccagtaagcagcagcgacTCAGGAGGTCAAGTGAGCACCACCACTCGGCTTTTAAGGACAGCTGACAGAAAGGTCCTCTAAGGCCAGTTTCAATCCCCATAGCCCAGTGCTCTGGCCTTTCTCTGCTCTTTCTCCACCCTCTGGTTTTAAGGCAGAAATGTAGAGAGACAGccatggaaaaaagaagaagctgtatTTGTACTGAGTCAGAAGCCAGAACGCAGACAGGGAGCTCAGATGAATGGAGAATTAGATAAGGAATAACAAGCTCATCAGCACTTTCCATGGGGAACTAGATGAGCAATAGCACGTTGGTCAGCACTTTGAGCGATGTGCTAGATGAGCATTAGCCTGGTTCTACGTAGCAATagcaagctgcttttaaaaacgCCAAACCAGACTCAAGGCTACCCACTCGCCTCCTAAGCAGGAAACTAAAGCACAAATAAACCAGGTCTTTGCGCCTTGAAATGGAGAACAATGATCAACACTGGCAGGTCTTGATCAAATGTGGTGGGGGAAAGAAAATTttggaaatttatttattaaatcactCTAGCCGCCCCATAACAATTCTCTGGGCATCTCACACAATGAAATCAAACAGTTTTATATTCAGCATAAAGCAGCAAAAGTCACAATGAACTAATTTTGAAAAACCATTAcacaatttaaaaatcaaaaccatACCTCCATTAAAAAGTGTGCATCTGCTTTTGCAGATGAGTGTCCCAAACTCATTTCTTGGCAAAGTGGAAATGTTTTTGGAAACCATCAGGGAAACTTTGTACATATCTCAAGAGTACAAATTCTCTGGCTAATTTTGGACATTACAATGATGCTAATTGGCTTCAAAGCTGTACTATTTGCTTCCCTTGTCTCCAGCTTCTTGCAATTAGTGTGTATATGTACATACAACATGCATTTTGTTCTTTTGTGGGGGGCATGATCAGATTAAACGTGATACCTTGTTGTTTGGTTTAATTTTCATTCCATAGACTACGACACACTGGTAGCAATTTTCAAACCACTatatctttcctttttaaaaattttaaagagATTTTCCCTCTTTTCAAATCTGCTTGGTATATTTTGTTCCGACGTAGACCTGCTGAGCAACCACATCTTGAAAACAGCCATGTGTGCAGAAGCCATTATTGCTGGTTTATCAATGGAAACACTGCAGGGGAACATGCTGGACGTAGGCTGCAATGGCGACGAACTGACTCTTAATGGAAGGCCCATCATTGCTAACAAGGATGTCATCGCGACCAATGGCGTGATACACTTTGTCAACGAATTACTCATCCCAGACTCTGGTAAACCTTTTTCTCATTATGATTTTGTCTCAGACAAGATGTGCTTGGTGAGCTTGCCAGTGTGAACAGTGCAGCTTAACCGCCAGGGCTGCTGTTTAGGGATGACCCTCAGGGCCTCAGCTCCAGGTCCTTTGTGTTCGGGGTTGGACATCCTGCCCATTTTTGTAGGTTATTTCTTTCCTTATAGCATGGCTGAGCACACTGCAGAGCAAAGTGCAGATGAGACACCAGCCAACTTGCCCAGAAGCATCCCTGCTCATTGCCATCAATTGTATTCTTTTATTCGAATATATGGAGAATGCACTACAACAACCTGGCCCAGTTGTGACTGGCCTAATTCCATGTCAGTTCAGCTGATGTTCCATCTGAGTCACTTGTCTCCCATAGTGTAGCTTTCCCACTTCTAAAATGAGGTTATATATGAATGTATTTCACagagagaaaaatattaaaaataagctTAATGTCAACAAAATTAAGAATCAAAATGCCGAAtctttctgggtttgtttttttgataGAGGAAGCACAGCATGAGCGTTGAAATGgagatgtaaaatgaaccataaagtctcatttttaaaaaacacataatgAATCTGGCATAgaatacacatatttttgttgcatattttaatttaatttaaagctctggtccatgggtaggcaaacaaaggcccgggggcctgatccggcccaatcagcgtgtttttacatgagtagaacgtatgcttttatttaaaatgcatctctgggttatttgtggggcataggaattcattcatttttttcttcaaaatatagtctggccccccacaaggtctgagggacagtggaccggccccctgctgaaaaagtttgctgacccctgctctggtcATTCATCAGTTACCCCttctgtaataaataataatgttgagACTCATGTTaacaccttttctttttaaattgcagCTAAAACTTTGTTGGAGCTCGGTCAGGATTCCGACGTTTCAAAGGCTATGGACCTTTTTAGACGAGCTGGCCTCAGTTCGCATCTCACTGGAAATGAGCGGCTGACAGTTCTTGCCCCCATCAATTCTTTCTTCACAGGTAAGCTCTGGCACTCATCTGCACTCTAATCTGCTTAGTGGCAGAACCAGAAGCGTCAATCAACTCAGGACAGAATCTATACTCTGGTGGGCACTGCTGGTTGTGTGTGACAGCCATGACTGGAAACGAGGAGAGATTATAATCCCCTCTGCATACATGAGCTGTCCCTAAAGCTTCATTTTATTGTTGAAAGTCAATTTGAGCTTGTAAGGTTGCAAATTAAGGTcacatctttttctctttttttggtgttATTCTGGTTCTAATGCTGTAAAAGGTAATGTAAAATGCAGTCGCTTTAATGCATGCAGGATATGCCCATCAAACACGGGACCAGCCAGCCCGGGTTACAGTGTGATATTGGCACTGTAAAGGCATGCTGCTTCCCCAAAGATCATCTTCATTTGCGCTGACTAGTTTCTGGGGAACTCACAATTCTGCCTGATCAAAAGAATCCACATTCATCTGAATGTATTTATATCAGTGGAATAATTCACATTGTTTCTAAGGGTCACCTATTAATTCATGCATAGTATAGGTGTACCTGGTTTTGATTGGATGAACCTTACAGTGTGTGTGAAACCACTCTGAAATGATAAATATGGGGGATGGGAATCCTGCCTTTTGTCTTGTCAACATAACACCCAGTTCTTGTCACAGGAGCTCATTGTGTGTTTTGGCTTTGGGGAATGAATGGGCGGTGttcagcagaggtggggaaaccaAGGCTCTCCCAGTTTCATTGGATTACATCTCCTGTCATCTCTGACCATTTGTTatgctcgctggggctgatgggagtccagcaatgtaTGGAAGGACACAGGTTCCTCACTACCGATTTACACAGTGGTACCAGTTGCTCTGACAGTAACTCTCTACTTAGATGTTACCTTTAGATCCTGTTTTTCCTCTCAAGAACTCTGAGGCTGTCGTGTGGACCTCAGGCTACCTCTCGCCCAAGGCGATTAAAAAAATGAGCTTGATCAACAATTGCTAGAACTTTATGACAATGTGATGCAAAAGTTTATGCTTCAATAACATTAAGTCTTTGAAGTGCCGCAGAattctgtgttgcttttgttACAGAAGCTAAATGGCTATCTCTTTGGAATTGAAATACATTGGCACTAacatggagggagaaagaggcaatggagtgtgcttgGTCCTCACACTGTGGAACCATGAGCTACAAAGGAAACTGTGCATGCTGCTCTGAAATATTGAAAGTGTTGACTCGAGCAGCATTTTCTCTTTTATAATAATAagcacttttattatttttagtttcAGGAACTATCAGAGTGGTGCACAAGGATGGCACTGGTGTGAATCACAATTGTTCCCTCATCAAGTTTTCTGTGTAGCCACGTGGGTTGCAGATGCAAATTTTGTTTTTGCAGACACtgactacattttaaaagaaagcagtTGCCGGCCCTTTCTTTGCGGTGGGGGAGGGGTCGCGTAGGGGACTCACTTTGAAACTTGCATTTTGCAACAAAATTCTACACAACGGCATGCTTTAGATGCCTTGTTATAAAACTATGACTTTTGGCTTTCTTTTGTTCTGCAGATCAGACTCCTACACCAGGCAGGAACGTGCTCCGGGATCACATTATTAAAGAGCAGCTTTCCTCTAAATACCTTTTCCATGGACAGAAACTAGAAACTCTGAGTGGCAAGCAGCTGAGAGTATTTGTGTACCGCAATGTATGTTTGCCATTTAATTACTCCTCCCAGTTTGagtttttccttttaaaacagggttTGTTGctctgggttcctttgggaggaagggtagggaaatagtagtagtagtagtagtagtagtagtagtagtagtagtaacaatcaGTTCAAATAAAATCCTTTCTCCAGGTACTCATACATAGCAGTTTAACTGGGGTTATTTCATTTCTGTCCTCGCAGCAATCCTGTGTTTGACCTAAGATTATTCAGTGGGTTTCACAGTAGAACAAGGCCTGGTGTTTCTGTATAGATGAACAAGCTGGTTCCTTCGTTTTCTGCATTGGAAAGTTCTTTTCACACAAAACTGAATTGATTCCACTCTAGTGTTACACTGAGCTGATTTGTGTGAATGCTCTGCCTTTTAAATCACTTGATCAGCATGCAGTCGAGAGACTGTTAGCCTTGTGGGAATGTCCGATTTACTAGTCAGTTGGTGTTCAAGTACTTCTCGGCCTCATGCCACAGACCAAGATGTGCAGGATCTCTAGTGTGGAAACTTAAATCATTTTAAACTTCTGCGATGCTTTTAATTAAAACCCAATCCATCCTGTAGACTCTCTGCATCGAAAATGCCTGCATTGCTGCCCACGACAAAAGAGGAAGATTTGGAACCTTGTTCAGTATGGAAAAGTTGGTGACTCCCCCTCTTGGCACCGTTATGGATGTGCTCAAAGCGGATGATCGTTTCAGGTGACATTTTTAGTTTGTATTGTTAGCTTGAGAACAGTGACGTGGGAGAAGTGGTTTTGCTTTAGTGAGAACTTGAGGCTGATTATACTTCTGCATATTTAatcacattttgaattttaaaatcaattatctgatttaaacctttttttatataaaaaaagtatgGAAGAGAGACATAGGAAACTGTCCTATACAGATCCAGACCATTAGTCGATCTAGGTCAATATTGTATATACGctgtatattgtattgtattgtattgtatatacactgactggcagaagttctctggtttttcagacaggagtctttcctggACCTGCCTAGCGATATTGGGGATTgatgcatacaaagcaggtgctatGCCACTGAGATATCGTGTTTAACAGCATGGATTTTGactcacaaataaataaattgacaccattattataatattaaggacacgatttttaaattatttttatttataaaaatacttATGTCACTATTCATTACCACAATTAAACtgaaaaccatacaataaaaaccatgtaaACATTTAAAACTGGAAATCAACAATTGCAAAAGGATATTTTATTAATGGCCAGCATACATGTGGCAACATAGAAAAGTTTCTGGCTGGTGTTTAAAGGTTAAAACAGAAGGCACCTGTTGTACCTCCTCtggattttattatgttttttaaaaaataaatgaataaaaagtcCTGATGGGTACACATAGTTGTGTAGTTATCTGTCTGTTACTGGGAAATTCTACTAGTGTCTCTCCAGTTCAAGCCTAATTCATACATTGGCAAAGCATTTAAAATGAATTTGAGGCTCTTGCTTGAAAGCTTTTCTCAATGGCATTGTAGACCTAACttttatttgaatatttaatcaaaatacatttttatcatTTTTGTTCTAAATGATTACAGAGAATGGAGGCAAGGAGGGACAGACCTGGTGGGACCAAGGATCTACTAGATCCTAAGCAGCTTTAGTGAGCTGCAGATTGTGGCAGGAACTCCAGTTCAAGCCCATTTGCTGCATCTACCCTGGTTCCGCCTCTCCTTTAAGGCTCAGTGCTACCCAGCCAGGGTTAGGATTGCCCACAAGTAATTCAACACAGACCAATGCTGCAATTTAATTAGATCCTAACTTCATTATAATTCTTTCCGTGTTAAGTGTTTGCACTTTATCTTTTCCTCTTTAATAATAAATGCAGCAGGCCAGTAGGGCAGTATTAATTCCCTTTTGCAGATAAAGTGCTCACGATTAAAGACAGCAGTGGTCAAGGTTTCTAAGCTGATTGAACTGCGTCACCTGAATGCAAATAGCACCCAGTCAAGcttttgtggcgctcatcttactctataggctgagggagccagtgtacagcttccgggtcatgtagccagcatgactaagccgcttctggcgaactagagcagcacacggaaacgccatttactttcccgctggagcggtacctatttatctacttgcactttgacgtgctttcaaactgctaggttggcaggagtagggaccgagcaacgggagctcaccccgtcgcggggattcgaaccactcaccttctgatcagcaagtcctaggctctgtggtttaacccacagtgccacccgcgtcccttttgcaaagtagccagatgcaaaagtgggaAGAGCGATGGTGCGATGCTCACCTTGGTACAGTAGTTTATATTCCAgaaatgcaaaagtcagaggtttcagCAAATCGCACACATTCCTCTGtcctccttccaggcaagcaagaagtattatcagagttcaagaacataTTCCAGCCAAAGAAAAGAACTCAGGAGGGTGTGGCCTGTGGCAGGGCCAAAGAGAAGCGCCTGGAAAGCCATCTTTGGCTCCTGGGCCTGAGCGCCTCACCCTGCACTGCCGCTCTAATGGGACATGTGACCTGCCAACACAAAGGTCtatagcatcctgtttccaccaGTGTCCAGCCAGTTCCCTTTGGGAAGTCTTTGTTTAAGAGCTCCTTGCTCCTCCCCAATAATATATTGCAGGCACATCAGGGTTCCCTAAACACAGCAATTCCTTCTGGCGAAAGGAACCGAGAAGCCCACTAGCTCGGGAGTTCTATGTACACGTTGGGACATATATGGAGCTCTATGCTGGACCTCTTTGTTATTTCAGCCGTGACATTTTAAACTGCTCTTTGAAAATGCTTAAGCGTTAAATGCatattttctctgtgtgtttccgACAGCACTCTAGTGGCTGCCATCCAGTCTGCAGGCCTCACAGAAACGCTGAACAGGCCAAGGTCCTTCACAGTGTTCGCACCAACAAACGAAGCCTTCCGAGCCATGCCACAAGGGGCGCTGAACAAACTTATGGGTAAATGTCCATAGATCTGGTTGGCTGTGGTGTGAGATATTGAGATTATTTACACTGATTTCCTTGGATAAGTGAGCTTTCCAGCATTCTGTGCTATTAGTCTCATATTCAGCTTCTCTTTTGTTTGCTTGCCCATGGGTTGGAGACAATAGGTTACAAAAGTGGTGGCTCTGGTTTTCACTGATGTCACGAGGAATGATTTGTCCATGAGGTGACAGTGACTTACTGTCTACACCCATGGTGAGACAGTTCAGGCCCTTCaaactttgggtgggtgggtgggtgcactaGATCCCAACAATTTATCACAATGAAAAGAAATATTTTGCAGAGTTGCCACCCACTGTGCTGAACTTCCCTCCCCTGCTCATCAGACTGCTGTTAtgagggcaggggggggggggatgtcctgTTTTTCTATATGCTAGCATGTGTGATTGCAAGTTcagttgtgtgagagagaaagagaaagagctgGTCtctgttctctctgtgtgtatgattATGTATGTGTGAAAGAATGACTCTGTGAGAGAGAGGCAATGATAGTCTACCTGCCAGTCTCTCTGTCATGTGTGCAGTTGTCTGTGTGTGGGGAAAAGACATAGACAGTCCAGACATCCCTTATGCCTCAGTCATTGAAATTTCCTAGTACTTTTATGGAATATTGCAGGGGTAATGAAGGAGTAGAAAAAAGGCAAAGAAAGAAGAGTATCAGTCAAGATTCAGGATTGATAAGATGGACAAGCAGTAGTAGTGGTGTGGGCTGtggtgcatgggtatatatatgCTACACTCTCTATTAACAAACAACTAAAAAGAGGTTAATAACCAACATCTAAAAAACTACTACTAATATGTTCCTCAAGCAAGAGAGGGAAACCACGCCTGGGCTACTGAAGGACCTAAGTAAGAAAAATGTCATGTGTATGTCTAAAAGAGTTGCCACGAATCATAGCAGGGAAGATGGAAATCACAGATGGCCATTAATAAATGTTGATGAATGTTAGCTGGGCTGGTAAGAACAGGGGTGAGATTTTCATAGGCCccaggcccggggggggggggggagcttcagcTTGGAAGCCCTATAAGGAAAGAGTATGTGAACTTGTTCAATTATCTTTCATGTAAATATTGAAACATTCTCTTGCCTGATGTGGCTTAGAAAAGAATATGAGCTGTTCTAGTGCAATGACTTTTCTCAGTTCATGCCCATCCCATTTGTGACATCATAATGCAACatctgctgatgggagctggttaTCCTTTTAAGTTCGCAGAGCAGCAGTCTGCACATTTGCTCTATTGCTTAACGCACAAATAGTTCGTAACTGATTTGTAGCTACCGTAAGTAGCTGTGGAACTGAAACATCCCAGATGTGAACAGCCAAAATGTTCTGAGGCTTTGTAAGCAAAATATTTAGCTTACTCCTCTGAAAGCAATGAATCACCATTGATGGGAATATATAGCAAAGAGCAACTTGTGTAAGAGGAAAAAGGGAAGAAGAGCTGTAATTTCTTGTTTGATCAGCTTTATCTCTTGGATGTGTTACTCGTAGCTGCAGCTGGATTTGGGACATATACAACCTACTTCTATATTTGCTCCAAACAATTCAGTAGcagggggttgtagtccagccccctgctacTGAATTGTTTGGAGCAAATATAGAAGTAGGTTGTATATGACTcttgtggtcttttccaactctgtgattctatgatggcAGTAAATATTATATAGATGGTATAATGTCTGACTGCATATCATTTCTGCATCTCAGAAATTTCAATTTCACTCTGGAGCTTAGAAAACCTGGACGGTCTGTCCAGGGTTAAGGCTCACACACAAAATCCTGAAATTCATTACCTCAGTGTTATGCCTTTGCACATGCTTTGCAAAGTATGTATAGAAAAGTACTGAATTCAATACCAAACCAGTCCATAGATGCATGAGATATGAGAGTGAATTTTCAGCAATATAATTGcaatgcttcctttgaaattccagTACTGTCTTTTAAATGAGGAACTGCTGATTACTTTCTAGCCTAAAACTTTGCCAGAAAGTATACATATTTATCTCATCCAAGCTGTGATTCCAAGTTCACTGAAGACCAACTGAAACACGAAATCCGTTTTTCATAGTGAGGCCTTGAACCTTTCTTAAATGGGTTTATCAATGTTGTGATAGAGAGCAAATTTAGATGGGTGTTTTGGGGGGTCATgatattttctgttttacaaatgTGCCTTTGTTGCTCAAGGCACAGAGGAAAAGATCAGTAATGCGTAAAGGCTTATCAAAACAGCTTCAAACATTTTGGTTCAGTTTCACCTGTTTCCAAAAACAGCATCGGGGTTTTCTTTTCCAGTACGTCTTCTGCCACTTTTGGAAGCACTTGCCAGATATCAGATTTATAAGCTGCTATGATTCATTGCCAGTGTATGTTGGCATCCTCTTCTGCTTATGGAAGAAACAGATAGAGACAAAGGCATCATaagcaatgaaggcaccagctgcGGCAGCATAGCAGAAAAATATTGCAAGGAAATGATGTGATGTCAAATGAGCAgttttactattttaaaaaaccccagagcaCTACGGGAATCATAGCTGCTGTTAAAGGATAGAGGTTCCAAGTATTTTTTAAGTCCTCCCCCAAATTGCAGATCACTCAGATCACACATTCATGCATTTGAAGTCAAATAACTTCAATACATTCTATGTAATACAGTATAGCTGTTTATACTGCATCCTTCCTCCTGCTGCAGAAAACACTTTAGCTGCTCAGTACTTGAGAGTTTCATTGCTGGAAGGAATACTTGCCAGCATACATGAGAATCTGAATATGGGCACTCTAGAGATATATGGCTGCATTCTGACttcatggaacagctgcatacTGTTAGTGGAAGGCGGAATACTCCTGATATTGTCCTTCGTCTGTTTACCTCACTATGTGATACTTTGTTTTCTTTCCTAAATACCACGAAACAAGTAAAATGTGCTGTAACACATATCTTGGATCTCTTTCACCCCCAGGGAATGCTAAAGAACTTGCCAGCATTCTGAAGTACCACATTGGGGATGAAATATTGGTTAGTGGAGCAGTTGGTGCAGTTGTAAGAATGAAGACCTTGCAGGGAGATAAATTGGAAGTCAGCACTGTAagttcaactcccccccccccccctttatctctTGTTGTGAAATTACTGAGTTGTTTATCTGCAAATACCTTGAATTTCTGAAAAGCAGGCAATGGTTTTATTGTTGTATTTCTCATTTCTGTACTTGTATAATATCCTCTTatccttcttccttccctgcaTTTTTGTAAGAAATCATGCAGGATAGTTATAAATACAAAGACATACTCCTAATATTAACCAGTTAACAATGTTCACACAAAACTGTACCTCCCTGGGATTCTTTTGTGGGAggctgggaggggaagagaag is from Podarcis muralis chromosome 2, rPodMur119.hap1.1, whole genome shotgun sequence and encodes:
- the TGFBI gene encoding transforming growth factor-beta-induced protein ig-h3, whose translation is MRSGLLLPLALALWVSVSWAATRTPYQQILHHSRLRGRHQGPNVCAVLKLMGTNQKYLPNCKMWYHRKICGKSTMITYECCPGYEEVPGEKGCPAALPLSNLYETLGTVGASTTQLYSASSNLSAEITGPGSYTIFAPTNEAWASLPAEMLDSLVSNVNIELLNALRYHMVNKRVLTDDLKHGTTLPSMYQNIDVQIHHYPNGIVTVNCARLLEADHHATNGVVHLIDKVISTTTNSILQVVELEENLETLRTAVAAAGLDSLLESEGQFTLLAPTNEAFKKIPPETLTRILGDPEALKDLLSNHILKTAMCAEAIIAGLSMETLQGNMLDVGCNGDELTLNGRPIIANKDVIATNGVIHFVNELLIPDSAKTLLELGQDSDVSKAMDLFRRAGLSSHLTGNERLTVLAPINSFFTDQTPTPGRNVLRDHIIKEQLSSKYLFHGQKLETLSGKQLRVFVYRNTLCIENACIAAHDKRGRFGTLFSMEKLVTPPLGTVMDVLKADDRFSTLVAAIQSAGLTETLNRPRSFTVFAPTNEAFRAMPQGALNKLMGNAKELASILKYHIGDEILVSGAVGAVVRMKTLQGDKLEVSTKNHIINVNKEPVAEADIMATNGVIYAVNTVLQPQASRPNERSDEPADPALEIFKQASALSKISHRNVRLAPVYSRLLARMKH